The following proteins are encoded in a genomic region of Candidatus Thermoplasmatota archaeon:
- a CDS encoding DUF6398 domain-containing protein, whose protein sequence is MKERIEEKKHQLIKLTSDFCDKYLDNEYSNLSKKLILKMSRKRYVPFTTGRIEIWAAAVIYSLGQINFLFDKSFKPYVSPKDICNCFGTNQSTVSQKAKYIRDIFKMKYWDDEFSTNKMKEDNPFSKLVMLKSGLIVDIDTLASITNKAISNRERNDLNDESTEEVTNKKSSQKNNKQKCLNDY, encoded by the coding sequence ATGAAAGAAAGAATAGAAGAAAAAAAGCACCAATTAATCAAGTTAACATCAGATTTTTGTGATAAATACCTTGATAATGAATACAGTAATTTGTCTAAAAAATTGATATTAAAAATGTCTAGAAAAAGATATGTTCCTTTCACGACCGGAAGAATAGAAATATGGGCGGCAGCAGTAATATATTCGTTAGGCCAGATCAATTTTCTTTTTGATAAATCGTTTAAACCATATGTGTCTCCAAAAGACATTTGTAATTGTTTTGGGACAAATCAAAGCACAGTATCACAAAAAGCAAAATATATTCGAGATATATTTAAAATGAAGTACTGGGATGATGAATTTTCAACCAATAAAATGAAAGAGGATAATCCATTTTCAAAATTAGTAATGTTGAAGAGCGGCTTAATTGTAGACATAGATACTCTTGCATCAATAACGAATAAAGCGATAAGTAATAGAGAAAGAAATGATTTAAATGATGAATCAACAGAAGAAGTGACAAATAAAAAATCAAGTCAAAAAAATAATAAACAAAAATGCCTAAATGATTATTAA